A window of Streptomyces marispadix contains these coding sequences:
- a CDS encoding VOC family protein: MITTDYSVGSPCWLDLGVRDSAAAKSFYGGVFGWTFQPFGSGEEEFGLFKSDGRSVAALGPLDEGARSAWMIYFSTPDLDAASKSIRQAGGTVRVEPFDVNDQGRMAQFTDPQGAQFAAWQAGKTSGLEVVDEPNSLMWVELYTTDSARAKEFYKGLYGWEFTDMPMPGDQGGTYTILGPSGAPQERMHGGLMEVPSEALALAGGQPFWHPVFHTTDCDATIAKVNELGGNVVMGPEDAEGVGRMAVCLDPFGADFVVLTPSM, encoded by the coding sequence GGCTGCCGCGAAGAGCTTCTACGGCGGGGTCTTCGGCTGGACGTTCCAGCCGTTCGGATCGGGTGAGGAGGAGTTCGGCCTCTTCAAGTCCGACGGCAGATCCGTGGCCGCTCTCGGACCGCTCGACGAGGGCGCCCGCTCGGCCTGGATGATCTACTTCAGCACCCCCGACCTCGACGCGGCCTCCAAGAGCATCCGCCAGGCGGGAGGCACGGTCCGCGTAGAGCCCTTCGACGTCAACGACCAAGGGCGGATGGCCCAGTTCACCGATCCGCAGGGCGCCCAGTTCGCGGCCTGGCAGGCGGGCAAGACTTCGGGTCTGGAGGTCGTGGACGAGCCGAACTCACTGATGTGGGTCGAGCTGTACACCACCGACTCAGCCCGTGCGAAGGAGTTCTACAAGGGGCTCTACGGCTGGGAGTTCACGGACATGCCGATGCCCGGCGACCAGGGCGGCACCTACACGATCCTCGGCCCCTCCGGCGCTCCCCAGGAGCGTATGCACGGCGGCCTGATGGAGGTCCCGTCCGAGGCCCTCGCCCTGGCGGGCGGCCAGCCGTTCTGGCACCCGGTCTTCCACACCACCGACTGCGACGCGACGATCGCCAAGGTGAACGAGCTGGGCGGCAACGTGGTCATGGGCCCGGAGGACGCGGAGGGCGTGGGACGCATGGCGGTCTGCCTCGACCCGTTCGGCGCGGACTTCGTGGTGCTGACGCCGTCCATGTGA
- a CDS encoding copper homeostasis protein CutC: MSRPILEVIALDADDARAAHAGGADRLELVTDMAADGLTPPRETFARVRAAVDLPVRVMLRGNAGFTVGDDAALDVLRAQARALRAEGADEFVLGFLDAEGHPDLHAITALTDVIGPCPWTFHRAVDHAADRARLREALTEFAEPGHGPDAYLTAGSPAGVDEGLDVLRSEAARSAAAEPGHGPTVVAGGGLRLQHVAPLAEAGVTAFHIGTAARPTGWSGPADARLVREWREALDA, encoded by the coding sequence ATGTCTAGACCAATTCTCGAGGTGATCGCCCTCGACGCGGACGACGCACGGGCGGCACACGCGGGAGGGGCCGACCGCCTCGAACTGGTCACCGACATGGCCGCCGACGGCCTGACCCCGCCGCGCGAGACCTTCGCCCGCGTCCGCGCCGCGGTTGACCTTCCGGTACGGGTCATGCTGCGCGGGAACGCCGGATTCACGGTGGGCGACGATGCCGCGCTCGACGTGCTCCGCGCACAGGCGCGGGCCCTGCGTGCCGAGGGCGCCGACGAGTTCGTACTGGGATTCCTCGACGCCGAGGGCCACCCGGACCTGCATGCGATCACCGCCCTCACCGACGTCATCGGCCCCTGCCCCTGGACCTTCCACCGGGCCGTCGACCACGCGGCGGACCGCGCCCGACTCCGTGAGGCGCTGACGGAGTTCGCGGAGCCGGGCCACGGGCCGGACGCATATCTGACCGCCGGATCGCCGGCGGGAGTCGACGAGGGCCTGGACGTGCTGCGCTCGGAGGCCGCCCGGTCCGCCGCGGCCGAACCGGGCCACGGCCCCACGGTCGTCGCGGGCGGCGGCCTCCGACTGCAACATGTCGCACCACTCGCGGAGGCAGGCGTCACCGCCTTCCACATCGGCACGGCGGCCCGCCCCACCGGCTGGTCCGGCCCGGCCGACGCCCGCCTGGTGAGGGAGTGGCGCGAGGCGCTGGATGCGTGA
- a CDS encoding HD domain-containing protein has protein sequence MATNDESGAGSTESAEGPKGPTEPDRPGQPGTWGPGATRPGIDPGVGPGSGPGAAGPRGDSGSETRDKTRDRLLSRWNALLVSARGGEPDPDPAPYGRNLIERWSEPQRRYHTVDHLLDVLNRVDELAPHTPGADIDAVLLAAWFHDAVYRPDRSENEERSAALAERALPEAGVPRSLTDEAARLVRLTVDHDPDEGDVNGELLCDADLAVLAGSPGEYAQYAAAVRQEYGFVPDGPFLEGRAEVLRQLLGLPRLFRTPYGRERWEHVARRNMETEMELLVTGD, from the coding sequence ATGGCGACAAACGACGAATCCGGAGCCGGAAGCACCGAATCCGCCGAGGGCCCCAAAGGGCCGACGGAGCCCGACAGGCCCGGCCAGCCTGGGACTTGGGGCCCCGGAGCCACCCGTCCCGGTATCGATCCCGGCGTCGGTCCCGGTTCCGGTCCCGGGGCCGCCGGCCCGCGTGGCGACTCCGGCAGCGAGACCCGCGACAAGACCCGCGACCGCCTGCTCTCACGCTGGAACGCGCTCCTCGTCAGCGCCCGCGGAGGCGAGCCGGACCCCGATCCCGCCCCCTACGGACGGAACCTGATCGAGCGATGGTCGGAACCGCAGCGCCGCTACCACACCGTCGACCATCTCCTGGACGTGCTCAACCGCGTCGACGAGCTCGCCCCGCACACCCCCGGGGCCGACATCGATGCCGTACTGCTCGCGGCCTGGTTCCACGACGCCGTCTACCGGCCTGACCGCAGCGAGAACGAGGAGCGCAGCGCCGCCCTCGCCGAGCGCGCCCTGCCCGAGGCCGGAGTGCCCCGGTCCCTCACGGACGAGGCGGCCCGGCTGGTGCGGCTCACCGTCGACCACGATCCGGACGAGGGCGACGTCAACGGGGAGCTGCTGTGCGACGCCGATCTGGCGGTGCTGGCCGGATCGCCGGGCGAGTACGCGCAGTACGCTGCCGCGGTGCGCCAGGAGTACGGCTTCGTGCCCGACGGTCCCTTCCTGGAAGGGCGCGCCGAGGTACTTCGTCAACTCCTGGGCCTGCCAAGGCTGTTCCGTACCCCGTACGGACGGGAACGGTGGGAGCATGTGGCCCGGCGCAACATGGAGACCGAGATGGAACTGCTCGTCACCGGGGATTGA
- a CDS encoding RNA polymerase sigma factor, whose protein sequence is MVTSSTTTGKDSGSPDPSFDEVFCELLHRLYRRAAMLSGTRQSAEDAVHEVYLKLAARPENFLAHPEPYAYAFASLLSVVRDNWRKERRQVLVADVEFAGDGAGAGGGRAGTAGGGAPPPGAQWDDGGLERRASEIETVRLLRQLTVRQAGVVVLVDLDGYTIDQAAKILGLHRGTVALTRRRALDKLRGSLRQRSGRRGGERHAC, encoded by the coding sequence GTGGTCACTTCTTCCACCACCACCGGCAAGGACTCGGGCTCGCCCGACCCGTCGTTCGACGAGGTCTTCTGCGAGCTGCTGCACCGGCTCTACCGGCGGGCCGCCATGCTCTCCGGGACACGGCAGTCAGCGGAGGACGCCGTGCACGAGGTCTACCTCAAACTGGCCGCGCGCCCCGAGAACTTCCTCGCCCATCCAGAGCCGTACGCATACGCCTTCGCCTCGCTGCTGAGCGTCGTACGCGACAACTGGCGCAAGGAGCGGCGCCAAGTGCTCGTCGCCGACGTCGAGTTCGCGGGTGACGGGGCCGGTGCCGGCGGCGGCAGGGCGGGCACGGCTGGCGGCGGAGCGCCTCCGCCGGGTGCGCAGTGGGACGACGGTGGCCTGGAGCGCAGGGCCTCGGAGATCGAAACCGTCCGTCTTCTACGGCAGTTGACCGTGCGGCAGGCCGGTGTGGTCGTACTCGTCGACCTGGACGGCTACACGATCGACCAGGCCGCGAAGATTCTCGGCCTGCACCGTGGCACCGTGGCGCTGACCCGCAGGCGTGCGCTGGACAAGCTACGGGGATCGCTGCGCCAGCGGTCCGGCCGCCGGGGAGGAGAACGCCATGCGTGCTGA
- a CDS encoding TIGR03086 family metal-binding protein yields MELIDAFETAFKEWDRLVHEVGEQQWDDPTPCTDWNVRDLVNHLVSEHLWAPHLLNGETLDEVGDRYDGDVVGDAPVAVWEEAASGSRSAFHRKGALRGDVHVTGGKTPAEEYAWQMTTDLTVHGWDLAQAVGVRSRMPDELADAVYDHIAPQAGSWHEAGIFDPPVPVPDDAVPQDRLVALLGRRP; encoded by the coding sequence ATGGAACTGATCGACGCCTTCGAGACGGCCTTCAAGGAATGGGACCGGCTGGTGCACGAGGTCGGCGAGCAGCAGTGGGACGACCCCACCCCGTGCACCGACTGGAACGTACGGGACCTGGTCAACCACCTCGTCAGCGAACACCTTTGGGCACCCCATCTGCTGAACGGCGAGACCCTCGACGAGGTCGGCGACCGCTACGACGGCGACGTCGTCGGCGACGCACCGGTCGCGGTGTGGGAAGAGGCAGCAAGCGGCTCACGCTCCGCCTTTCACCGGAAGGGGGCGCTCCGCGGCGATGTCCACGTCACCGGCGGCAAGACCCCGGCCGAGGAGTACGCCTGGCAGATGACGACCGACCTGACCGTGCACGGCTGGGACCTCGCACAGGCCGTCGGCGTACGGTCCCGGATGCCCGACGAACTCGCGGACGCGGTCTACGACCACATCGCGCCGCAGGCCGGGAGCTGGCACGAGGCGGGGATCTTCGATCCGCCGGTGCCCGTGCCCGACGACGCGGTGCCGCAGGACCGCTTGGTGGCGCTGCTCGGACGGCGTCCCTGA
- a CDS encoding DUF4031 domain-containing protein, which produces MTVYIDPPVWPGDGRLWSHLVSDVSFDELHTFAAAIGCPRRAFDRDHYDVPSARYAAAVSAGAVEVGSKELLRRLTDAGLRRPRRRGPSPGG; this is translated from the coding sequence GTGACCGTCTATATAGATCCGCCCGTCTGGCCGGGCGACGGGCGGCTGTGGTCGCACCTGGTCAGCGACGTCTCGTTCGACGAGCTGCACACCTTCGCGGCGGCGATCGGCTGTCCGCGCCGCGCCTTCGACCGCGACCACTACGACGTCCCGAGCGCCCGCTACGCGGCGGCCGTCTCGGCCGGTGCCGTGGAGGTCGGCTCCAAGGAGCTGCTGCGCCGCCTCACGGACGCGGGCCTGCGAAGGCCCAGGAGGCGCGGGCCTTCGCCGGGCGGCTGA
- a CDS encoding MurR/RpiR family transcriptional regulator produces MTTYLKESFARNNRAHTRPGGANAAGNTPHGGSPHPTGSRGSGAAAQPAARPAARPAPAGRPGPPGPGALAAKVRTMAPSMTRSMQRVAETVAGDPAGCAQLTVTGLAERTGTSEATVVRTSRLLGYPGYRDLRLALAGLAAQQESGAAPSVTADIAVDDPIADVVAKLAHDERQTLADTAAGLDTVQLEAAVTALVGARRVDVYGVGASGLVSKDLAQKLLRIGHVAHAEADPHLAVTTAVQLGAGDVAIAITHSGRTVDVIEPLRAAFDQGATTIAITGRSDGEIAQYADHVLTTSTARESELRPAAMSSRTSQLLVVDCLFIGVAQRTYESTAPALSASYEALAHRHSPRPR; encoded by the coding sequence ATGACCACGTACCTGAAGGAAAGTTTCGCCAGAAACAACAGGGCGCACACCAGACCAGGCGGTGCCAACGCCGCCGGGAACACTCCCCACGGGGGCTCGCCCCACCCCACCGGCAGCCGCGGAAGCGGTGCCGCAGCCCAGCCGGCCGCCCGCCCGGCCGCTCGTCCCGCACCCGCGGGAAGGCCCGGCCCGCCCGGACCGGGCGCACTCGCCGCCAAGGTGCGCACCATGGCCCCTTCGATGACGCGTTCCATGCAGCGGGTCGCCGAGACCGTCGCGGGAGACCCCGCCGGATGCGCACAGCTCACCGTCACCGGCCTCGCGGAACGCACCGGCACCAGCGAGGCCACCGTCGTACGGACCTCACGGCTGCTGGGCTATCCCGGATACCGGGATCTGCGCCTCGCGCTCGCGGGGCTCGCCGCCCAGCAGGAGTCCGGCGCCGCGCCGTCGGTCACCGCCGACATCGCGGTCGACGACCCGATAGCCGACGTGGTGGCCAAGCTGGCGCACGACGAGCGGCAGACCCTCGCCGACACCGCGGCGGGCCTGGACACCGTGCAGTTGGAGGCGGCCGTTACGGCCCTGGTCGGCGCGCGCCGCGTCGACGTATACGGAGTCGGCGCCTCCGGCCTCGTCAGCAAGGACCTCGCCCAGAAGCTGCTGCGCATCGGACACGTCGCACACGCGGAGGCCGATCCTCATCTGGCCGTCACCACGGCGGTGCAGCTCGGCGCGGGCGATGTGGCGATCGCCATCACCCACTCGGGCCGTACGGTCGACGTGATCGAACCGCTGCGCGCGGCCTTCGACCAGGGCGCGACCACGATCGCGATCACGGGCCGCTCGGACGGTGAGATCGCGCAGTACGCCGATCATGTGCTGACGACGTCCACGGCGCGCGAGAGCGAGCTGCGGCCCGCCGCGATGTCGAGCCGTACGAGTCAACTGCTCGTCGTCGACTGCCTGTTCATCGGCGTCGCACAGCGTACGTACGAAAGCACGGCGCCCGCGCTCTCCGCCTCCTACGAGGCACTGGCGCACCGGCATTCGCCACGGCCACGCTGA
- the murQ gene encoding N-acetylmuramic acid 6-phosphate etherase, whose product MTSTADTPHSYSELRAQLETLTTEAFRSELSEIDRLPTLEIARIMQGEDATVPGAVAAQLPQIAAAIDATAERMARGGRLIYAGAGTAGRMGVLDASECPPTFNTDPSDVLGLIAGGPGAMSRSVEGAEDSKELASADLDALQLTSDDTVVGISASGRTPYAVGAVEYARGTHGALTVGFSCNADSPLGDAADLRIEVVVGPELLTGSTRLKAGTAQKLVLNMLSTITMIRLGKTYGNLMVDLRASNEKLRARSRRIVSLATGASDDTIEAALTQAGDEVKNAILIILGGVDGRTAARLLDDADGHLRAALRAAADEG is encoded by the coding sequence ATGACCTCCACCGCCGACACACCCCACTCCTACAGCGAGCTGCGAGCACAGCTCGAGACGCTGACCACGGAGGCGTTCCGCAGCGAACTGTCCGAAATCGACCGGCTGCCCACGCTGGAGATCGCCCGGATCATGCAGGGCGAGGACGCCACCGTGCCCGGCGCCGTCGCCGCGCAGCTCCCGCAGATCGCCGCCGCCATCGACGCCACGGCCGAACGCATGGCCCGCGGCGGGCGGCTGATCTACGCGGGCGCGGGCACCGCGGGGCGCATGGGCGTGCTCGACGCCAGCGAGTGCCCGCCGACCTTCAACACCGACCCGTCCGACGTGCTCGGGCTCATCGCGGGCGGCCCCGGCGCGATGAGCAGATCCGTCGAAGGCGCCGAGGACAGCAAGGAACTGGCCTCCGCGGACCTCGACGCCCTCCAGCTCACGTCGGACGACACCGTGGTCGGCATCTCCGCGTCCGGACGCACCCCCTATGCGGTAGGAGCGGTCGAGTACGCACGCGGCACGCACGGCGCGCTCACCGTCGGCTTCTCCTGCAACGCCGACTCGCCGCTGGGGGACGCGGCCGATCTGCGCATCGAGGTCGTCGTGGGGCCCGAACTGCTCACCGGCTCGACGCGGTTGAAGGCCGGTACGGCTCAGAAGCTCGTCCTGAACATGCTGTCGACGATCACCATGATCCGTCTGGGCAAGACCTACGGGAACCTGATGGTCGACCTGCGGGCCAGCAACGAGAAGCTCCGGGCGCGTTCGCGGCGCATCGTCTCCCTCGCGACGGGCGCCTCCGACGACACGATCGAGGCCGCTCTCACCCAAGCGGGCGACGAGGTGAAGAACGCGATCCTGATCATCCTGGGCGGCGTGGACGGCCGTACGGCGGCCCGCCTGCTCGACGACGCGGACGGACATCTGCGGGCCGCGCTCCGCGCGGCGGCCGACGAGGGCTGA
- a CDS encoding PTS transporter subunit EIIC: MSTDSNRQTAEALLPLVGGPQNVLSVTHCMTRMRLGLADRDLVQDAALRALPEVVGVVEDDDAFQIVLGPGKVARVTAELQALARTFEAADGSAPAGERGPAAPGSQVTADGTRPAGDPPVSPVTAGELAERGAALRAERKRRNATPVKRMLRRVANIFVPLIPALIGCGIVAGLNGILTNLVSSGSAPWAAGIVPALTAVSTGFMSLIAVFVGINTAAEFGGTPVLGGAAAAVIVFAGVSKVSAFGEKLAPGQGGVLGALFAALLAVYVEKWCRRRVPEAVDVLVTPTVTVLVSGLVTLFGLMYVCGLVSTGIGHFADWLLLHGGGVAGFVLGGLFLPLVMLGLHQALIPIHTTLIEQDGFTVLLPVLAMAGAGQVGAALAVYVRLRRNTSIRRTIKSALPAGVMGVGEPLIYGVSLPLGRPFVTACVGGAVGGGTVGLFHQLGTSVGSTAIGPSGWALFPLLKGNQGLGAVAAVYGLGMATGYLAGFVLTYFFGFSRQMLTELNVAPETETAVAGAGAVAGARAGAGSGAETGVGTASAPSAGSTVVASGTPRTRREDGPRDATGTRAAPDEPDEDDEGGGGGEPRQPVGV, encoded by the coding sequence ATGAGCACAGACAGCAACCGTCAGACCGCCGAGGCGCTGCTCCCCCTCGTAGGGGGCCCGCAGAACGTCCTCTCCGTCACCCACTGCATGACACGGATGCGGCTCGGCCTCGCCGACCGCGATCTCGTACAGGACGCGGCACTGCGGGCGCTGCCCGAGGTCGTGGGCGTCGTGGAGGACGACGACGCGTTCCAGATCGTCCTCGGTCCGGGGAAGGTCGCCCGGGTCACCGCCGAACTCCAGGCCCTTGCCCGTACGTTCGAAGCGGCGGACGGATCGGCGCCCGCCGGCGAGAGGGGCCCGGCCGCCCCCGGGAGCCAGGTCACCGCCGACGGCACGCGCCCTGCGGGGGACCCGCCCGTGAGCCCCGTCACCGCCGGTGAACTCGCCGAGCGCGGCGCCGCCCTCCGGGCCGAGCGCAAGCGCCGCAACGCCACGCCGGTCAAGCGGATGCTGCGCCGCGTCGCCAACATCTTCGTCCCGCTGATCCCCGCGCTCATCGGCTGCGGCATCGTCGCCGGTCTCAACGGCATCCTGACCAACCTCGTCAGCAGCGGCAGCGCCCCCTGGGCCGCGGGGATCGTGCCCGCGCTGACGGCGGTCTCCACCGGGTTCATGTCGCTCATCGCGGTCTTCGTCGGCATCAACACGGCCGCGGAGTTCGGCGGTACGCCCGTACTGGGCGGCGCGGCGGCGGCCGTCATCGTCTTCGCGGGCGTCTCGAAGGTGTCCGCGTTCGGGGAGAAACTCGCCCCCGGGCAGGGCGGCGTGCTCGGCGCGCTCTTCGCGGCACTGCTCGCGGTCTACGTGGAGAAGTGGTGCCGTCGCAGGGTGCCCGAGGCCGTCGACGTGCTGGTGACGCCCACCGTCACCGTGCTCGTCTCGGGCCTGGTCACTCTCTTCGGGCTGATGTACGTCTGCGGTCTGGTCTCCACCGGGATCGGCCACTTCGCCGACTGGCTGCTGCTGCACGGCGGAGGCGTCGCCGGGTTCGTGCTCGGCGGGCTCTTCCTGCCCCTGGTGATGCTCGGCCTGCACCAGGCGCTCATCCCCATCCACACCACGCTGATCGAGCAGGACGGCTTCACGGTGCTGCTTCCCGTGCTCGCGATGGCGGGCGCGGGCCAGGTCGGCGCGGCACTCGCCGTCTACGTCAGGCTGCGCCGCAACACCTCCATCCGCAGGACCATCAAGTCGGCGCTTCCGGCGGGGGTGATGGGCGTGGGCGAGCCGCTGATCTACGGGGTGTCGCTGCCGCTCGGCAGGCCGTTCGTCACGGCGTGCGTGGGCGGGGCGGTCGGCGGCGGCACGGTCGGGCTCTTCCACCAGCTCGGCACATCCGTCGGCTCCACCGCGATCGGCCCGTCCGGCTGGGCGCTCTTCCCGCTGCTCAAGGGGAATCAGGGGCTCGGCGCCGTCGCGGCCGTCTACGGGCTGGGGATGGCGACGGGCTATCTCGCCGGGTTCGTGCTGACGTACTTCTTCGGCTTCAGCAGGCAGATGCTCACGGAGCTGAACGTGGCGCCGGAGACGGAGACCGCCGTCGCGGGTGCCGGGGCGGTCGCAGGCGCACGTGCCGGTGCCGGTTCCGGTGCCGAGACAGGCGTGGGAACCGCGAGCGCGCCCTCAGCCGGGAGCACGGTGGTCGCCTCGGGCACGCCACGCACAAGGCGGGAGGACGGGCCCCGGGACGCCACCGGAACGCGGGCCGCCCCGGACGAGCCGGACGAGGACGACGAGGGCGGTGGCGGCGGGGAGCCCAGACAGCCGGTCGGCGTCTGA
- a CDS encoding TetR/AcrR family transcriptional regulator, whose amino-acid sequence MGQATGGTEPQDGGVRAHGSTRPGGRTARTRAAVREATLAEIAERGYGGLTIEGVAARSGVHRTTVYRRWRNAAGLAADALDLASDEPWPVPDTGGVLGDLRELTSLVVTHFEDPHAGRVSRALVSAAVHDPATARALHGFLAGRHRQAAPVVERAVERGELPEGTDAREVVRAAVAPLYYRLFISGEPADAEVAVRAADAAHAAARAGVFIRADGAAET is encoded by the coding sequence TTGGGCCAGGCGACGGGCGGCACAGAGCCACAGGACGGGGGCGTTCGCGCGCACGGCAGCACCCGCCCCGGCGGCCGTACGGCACGTACACGCGCGGCCGTCAGGGAGGCGACGCTCGCGGAGATCGCCGAACGGGGTTACGGCGGGCTGACTATCGAGGGCGTGGCCGCCAGATCCGGCGTGCACAGGACGACCGTCTACCGGCGCTGGAGAAACGCGGCCGGGCTCGCCGCCGACGCCCTCGACCTCGCGTCGGACGAGCCGTGGCCCGTGCCCGACACCGGCGGCGTACTCGGTGATCTGCGGGAACTGACCTCGCTCGTGGTCACGCACTTCGAGGACCCGCACGCGGGCAGAGTCTCAAGAGCCCTGGTGTCGGCGGCAGTTCACGATCCGGCGACCGCCCGCGCCCTCCACGGCTTTCTGGCCGGGCGTCACCGTCAGGCGGCTCCCGTCGTCGAACGTGCGGTGGAACGCGGGGAGTTGCCCGAGGGCACGGATGCGCGGGAGGTCGTGCGCGCGGCCGTCGCGCCGCTCTACTACCGGCTGTTCATCTCCGGGGAACCGGCCGACGCGGAAGTCGCGGTGCGGGCCGCGGACGCCGCTCATGCCGCCGCCCGCGCGGGGGTGTTCATACGCGCGGACGGCGCTGCGGAGACATAG
- a CDS encoding Vgb family protein has translation MTKTLVVEEIALTEGVDAGAGPYGIDSGPDGAIWFTLVHAGAIGRLEPRSRAQSVHRLDASDSGPTVVTPGPDGAMWFCRTHDHSIGRIAMDGSARRFVLPGADSAPYGITWGPDDALWFTETTANRVGRITVDGEVTGFPLPIAGAFPSAIAAGADGALWCTLNQADAVARITTAGEITSFRLPTEGAAPVGIAAEAGGVDGGSRGHEGGAGALWFAEIGAGAVGRITTTGDITEFPLPDRESRPHAVAVDATGACWFTEWATGRIGRITPEGDVTEAALPSPSAEPHGLTLGPDGAVWAALESGALARVTVAGEE, from the coding sequence ATGACGAAGACGCTCGTCGTTGAAGAGATCGCGCTCACGGAGGGCGTCGACGCCGGTGCGGGTCCTTACGGCATCGACTCCGGCCCGGACGGCGCGATCTGGTTCACCCTCGTCCACGCCGGTGCGATCGGACGGCTGGAGCCGCGGAGCCGTGCGCAGAGCGTCCACCGGCTCGACGCCTCCGACAGCGGACCGACCGTCGTCACGCCCGGTCCGGACGGTGCGATGTGGTTCTGCCGTACGCACGATCACAGCATCGGGCGCATCGCGATGGACGGCAGTGCGCGCAGGTTCGTGCTGCCCGGCGCCGACTCCGCCCCGTACGGCATCACTTGGGGCCCGGATGATGCGCTGTGGTTCACCGAGACCACGGCGAACCGGGTCGGCCGCATCACCGTCGACGGCGAGGTGACCGGCTTCCCGCTGCCGATCGCCGGTGCCTTTCCGTCGGCGATCGCCGCGGGCGCCGACGGGGCGCTCTGGTGCACGCTCAATCAGGCCGACGCCGTCGCCCGCATCACGACGGCGGGCGAGATCACGTCCTTCCGGCTGCCGACGGAGGGCGCGGCACCGGTCGGGATCGCCGCGGAGGCGGGCGGCGTGGACGGCGGCAGCCGCGGGCACGAGGGCGGCGCGGGCGCCCTGTGGTTCGCCGAGATCGGGGCGGGAGCCGTCGGCCGTATCACCACCACCGGTGACATCACCGAATTCCCGCTGCCCGACCGGGAGTCGCGCCCGCACGCCGTGGCCGTCGACGCCACCGGCGCGTGCTGGTTCACGGAGTGGGCCACCGGACGCATCGGGCGCATCACCCCGGAAGGCGACGTCACGGAGGCGGCGCTGCCCTCGCCGTCCGCCGAGCCGCACGGTCTGACTCTCGGCCCGGACGGTGCCGTCTGGGCGGCGCTGGAGTCGGGAGCGCTGGCACGCGTGACCGTCGCCGGTGAGGAGTGA
- a CDS encoding MFS transporter, whose translation MGVESNGHGVTERRAVPRALAFWLVAAAFTTTMLGTTLPTPLYVLYQRELHFSTLMVTVVFATYAVGVLAALLLFGHVSDEVGRRRTLLPGLALSVLSSAVFLAADDLTLLFAGRLLSGLSAGIFTGTATAALVDLAGGRSTGRGSLVATVVQMGGLGSGPLVAGVLAEFEPEPLLLPFAVHLGLLVPAVAGVWFMPEPVEGAVRRPRLRVTKPGVPHGMRGTFVRAGIAGFAGFAVLGLFTAVSPSFLGKLLGIEDFALQGAVIFTVFAASAVGQIALVPKFGDTSLPLGCAGLVVGMGLLTAGFAELSFELLVTGGVIAGLGQGMSFRAGLAAVNAEAPVERRADVASTYFVVLYVALSLPVIGVGVAADLVGLRAAGIAFSVVVAVLAGSVLVALLRAGQRTGGGEGART comes from the coding sequence ATGGGTGTAGAGAGCAACGGCCACGGGGTGACCGAACGGCGGGCCGTCCCGAGGGCGTTGGCGTTCTGGCTGGTGGCAGCCGCCTTCACGACGACGATGCTCGGCACGACGCTGCCCACCCCGCTGTACGTCCTCTACCAGCGCGAGCTGCACTTCTCCACCCTCATGGTCACCGTCGTCTTCGCCACGTACGCGGTGGGCGTGCTGGCGGCGCTGCTGCTCTTCGGCCATGTGTCGGACGAAGTCGGCCGCAGGCGGACCCTGTTGCCCGGGCTGGCGCTGTCGGTCCTCAGCAGCGCCGTCTTCCTCGCGGCGGACGATCTGACGCTGCTCTTCGCCGGGCGGCTGCTGTCCGGGCTGTCGGCCGGGATCTTCACGGGGACCGCGACCGCGGCCCTGGTGGACCTCGCGGGAGGCCGCAGCACCGGACGGGGCAGCCTCGTCGCCACGGTCGTGCAGATGGGCGGGCTGGGCAGCGGGCCGCTGGTGGCGGGGGTGCTCGCCGAGTTCGAACCGGAGCCGCTGCTGCTGCCGTTCGCCGTCCACCTGGGGCTGCTCGTACCGGCGGTGGCCGGCGTGTGGTTCATGCCGGAACCGGTGGAGGGCGCCGTGCGCCGCCCCCGCCTGCGGGTGACGAAGCCGGGGGTCCCGCACGGAATGCGCGGCACCTTCGTACGGGCGGGCATCGCCGGATTCGCGGGCTTCGCGGTGCTGGGCCTGTTCACGGCCGTGTCACCGTCGTTCCTCGGGAAGCTGCTGGGGATCGAGGACTTCGCGCTCCAAGGCGCCGTCATCTTCACGGTGTTCGCGGCCTCGGCCGTCGGTCAGATCGCGCTGGTGCCGAAGTTCGGGGACACATCGCTGCCGCTGGGCTGCGCCGGGCTCGTCGTGGGGATGGGCCTGCTGACGGCCGGGTTCGCCGAGCTGTCCTTCGAACTGCTCGTCACGGGCGGGGTGATCGCGGGACTCGGGCAGGGCATGAGCTTCCGCGCCGGGCTCGCGGCCGTCAACGCGGAGGCCCCCGTCGAGCGGCGCGCCGACGTCGCGTCGACGTACTTCGTAGTGCTCTACGTGGCGCTGTCCCTGCCCGTGATCGGCGTGGGCGTGGCCGCCGACCTCGTGGGGCTGCGGGCGGCGGGGATCGCCTTCAGCGTGGTCGTGGCCGTGCTCGCGGGCTCGGTGCTCGTGGCGCTGCTGCGTGCGGGGCAGCGTACGGGCGGAGGGGAAGGGGCGCGCACCTGA